Proteins co-encoded in one Arthrobacter globiformis genomic window:
- a CDS encoding YrzE family protein codes for MSSPIGSGDRRPRRISSESGTSETGRSEHNRPEHSAAEPYPATYSSADRSSADAPTEATPVYDATQTRRSDHPGVTSTGATTDTHTRALNTTDTPYAERDYTPGNEPDGRPDTARPDDPAFATREMAAARQKEAFGGMKIGSAFFGWLAATGMAVLLTALVAAAGTAVGLATNTDVNAAVGRAASNQTVGIAGIIVLLVILFASYYSGGYVAGRMARFNGAKQGFMVWIWALIAAVLVAVLGMIAGEQFNILAQLNSFPRIPVNEGQVTTTGIIAAVVVALVALVGAVLGGMAGMHFHRKVDRAGFTPTADYEEH; via the coding sequence ATGAGCAGCCCAATCGGCTCCGGGGACAGACGCCCCCGGCGCATTTCCTCTGAATCAGGCACGTCCGAAACCGGCAGGTCCGAACACAACAGGCCTGAACACAGCGCGGCAGAGCCCTACCCTGCCACCTACAGCTCCGCGGATCGCAGTTCGGCAGACGCGCCCACGGAAGCTACTCCTGTCTACGATGCCACCCAGACCCGGCGTTCGGACCATCCCGGCGTCACCAGCACCGGCGCCACGACGGACACGCACACCCGGGCACTCAACACCACGGACACGCCATACGCCGAGCGCGACTACACCCCCGGCAATGAACCGGACGGCCGCCCGGACACAGCACGGCCCGACGACCCGGCCTTTGCCACCCGGGAGATGGCAGCGGCCCGCCAAAAGGAGGCGTTCGGCGGCATGAAGATCGGCTCGGCGTTCTTTGGCTGGCTGGCCGCCACGGGCATGGCTGTGCTGTTGACCGCCCTGGTCGCCGCGGCCGGGACTGCCGTGGGACTTGCCACGAACACCGACGTGAACGCCGCCGTGGGCCGGGCTGCCTCGAACCAGACAGTGGGAATCGCGGGCATCATCGTCCTGCTGGTCATCCTCTTCGCTTCCTACTACAGCGGAGGCTACGTCGCCGGCAGGATGGCCCGGTTCAATGGCGCGAAGCAGGGGTTCATGGTGTGGATCTGGGCCCTGATCGCCGCTGTGCTGGTGGCCGTGCTCGGCATGATCGCCGGCGAGCAGTTCAATATCCTGGCGCAGCTGAACAGCTTCCCCCGGATTCCGGTCAACGAGGGCCAGGTGACCACCACCGGCATCATTGCCGCCGTCGTGGTCGCCCTGGTGGCGCTGGTTGGTGCCGTACTGGGCGGCATGGCCGGCATGCACTTCCACCGCAAGGTGGACCGCGCCGGCTTCACTCCCACGGCGGATTATGAGGAGCACTGA
- a CDS encoding YchJ family protein, which produces MTEPEPFTGNCPCLSGEHYADCCGRFHSGAAEAATAEQLMRSRYSAFVLLDAGYLLKTWHSSTRPAELEFEPGLEWRRLDIVSVERGGPLDTEGVVEFKAHFRQDGERGVHHETSRFLRVDRRWYYVDAVAHYR; this is translated from the coding sequence ATGACCGAGCCAGAACCCTTTACCGGTAATTGCCCGTGCCTTTCCGGCGAGCATTACGCCGACTGCTGCGGCCGGTTCCACAGCGGCGCTGCAGAGGCAGCCACCGCCGAGCAGCTGATGCGTTCCCGCTACTCTGCCTTCGTCCTGCTGGATGCCGGCTACCTGCTGAAAACATGGCACTCCAGCACACGGCCCGCGGAGCTGGAGTTCGAGCCGGGCCTGGAGTGGCGGCGGCTGGACATTGTGTCCGTCGAGCGGGGCGGCCCGCTCGATACCGAAGGCGTCGTGGAATTCAAGGCGCACTTCCGTCAGGACGGCGAGCGGGGCGTCCACCATGAAACGAGCCGCTTCCTCAGGGTGGACCGGCGCTGGTACTACGTGGACGCCGTCGCGCATTACCGGTAG